Within Staphylococcus sp. NRL 16/872, the genomic segment AGGCGAAAATATAAAAATTCAGAGTTATAAACATGATGGAAATATCCATAGAGTATGGTCTGAAACTACAATTTTAAAAGGAACGGATCATGTGATAATTGGGGGCAATGATCATACTTTAGTTACTGAAAGCGATGGACGCACTTGGATTACAAGAGAACCAGCAATTGTTTATTTCCATTCCGAATACTGGTTTAATGTGATATGTATGTTTAGAGAAGATGGCATTTATTATTATTGTAATCTATCTTCACCATTTGTTTGTGATGAAGAGGCATTGAAATATATTGATTATGATCTTGATATAAAAGTCTATCCAAATGGTAAGTATCATTTATTAGATGAAGATGAATATGAAC encodes:
- a CDS encoding DUF402 domain-containing protein — encoded protein: MVKESIPKEGENIKIQSYKHDGNIHRVWSETTILKGTDHVIIGGNDHTLVTESDGRTWITREPAIVYFHSEYWFNVICMFREDGIYYYCNLSSPFVCDEEALKYIDYDLDIKVYPNGKYHLLDEDEYEQHMNQMNYPHDIDVILRRNVDILQQWIEQKKGPFAPDFIKVWKERYKKIRNY